Below is a window of Geomonas oryzisoli DNA.
AGTTCTGCCACCTGGGGGAATCGACCGCCTATGCGGCCCTCCTGGCCCGGGACCCCGAGGAACTGGACGCCCTGTATCGCGACCTGCTCATCGGCGTCACCGAATTCTTCCGCGATCCCAAGGCGTTCAAGGTGCTGGAGGATATCGTCATACCGGAGATACTGCGGGGGCGTAAGGATCACGACGAGGTGAGGATCTGGTCGGCGGGATGCGCCACCGGCGAAGAGGCCTACACGCTCGCCATCCTCTTTACGGAGAAGGCGCGCGAGCTGGGGTTCACCGGCAAGATCACCATCTTCGCCACCGACGCACACAGGAAATCGATCGAGACCGCCTCGCAGGGCAAGTTCGAGGCGCAGCGCATGAGAAACATGTCCAAGGAGCGCCTGCTCCACTTCTGCCACCAGGAGGGGAACCACTACTTCATGAGTCCCGCCCTGCGCAAGATGATCGTCTTTGCCACCCACAACCTGATCTGCGATCCTCCCTTCACCAGGATGGATCTGATCTGCTGCAGGAACCTGCTCATTTACCTCGATCCCGCCGCCCAGGAAAAAGTGCTGGCGCTGTTCAGCTTCTCGCTGCGCAACAAAGGGTTCCTGTTCCTCGGCAGCAGCGAGGGAATCGGCAAACGCTCCCCGGGTCTGGAGACCGTGGACAGTCCATCCAAGCTTTTCCGCAAGACCAGCGACCTCAGATTTGCCACCGACCTCGGCATCAGCAACGTCCCAGCGCGGTCATCCCTGCCCGCCCTGCAGCGCATCGAACGCGCCTCGGTCAGCATGGACCGCCAACTGCTCATCGACTACGATCTCCTGCTGGGCCAGTACATGCCGTGCGGCGTTTTGGTCAATGAAAAGCGCCAGATCCTGCATCACTTCGGGGATGCCTCCTCCTTCCTCAAGCTCCCGACCGGGCGCTACGAGAACGACATCCTCAGCCTGGTCGACGACGCACTGAGAATCCCTTTGAGTACCGCTTTCCATAGGGCGGAGCAGGCCAAGACCGACATCATCATGAAAAAGATCGTGATGCAGGTCGGGGACGCGAGGAAGCGCTTCGATTTGCTGGTGCGCCCCCTGCCGGACCGGAAGGCACAGGTCACCCACTTTTTCATCTCTTTCACCCCTTCGCGCATAGCGCCGGAACCGATGCAGGAAGAGGATCCGGCAAGCGGCACCGCGGAACTGGCGTCCGAACACGTGAAGCAACGCATGCTGGAACTGGAAGGGGAACTGCAGGCAGTCAAGGAGAGCCTCAGCACCACCATCGAGGAGCTGCAGACCTCGAACGAAGAGCTCCAGGCGACCAACGAGGAGCTGCTGGCCAGCAACGAGGAGTTGCAGAGCACCAACGAGGAACTGCACTCGGTCAACGAGGAACTGTACACGGTGAACTCGGAATTCGAGTTGAAGAACAAGGAGTTGCTGCAGCTCAACCGGGACCACGACAACCTGCTCTCCAGCCTGGAGGTCGGGCTGGTGTTCCTGGACCAGAACCTGCGCATCCGCAAGTACAACTCGTCCCTGGAGCGGATCTTCAAGCTGCTGCCGCAGGACGTCGGCCGCCCCATCGACCACATCGCCTACCATCTCACCGATCTGCAGTCGATGTTGGAAGACGCGAAGACCGTGCTCAGGACCGGCCGGCACATGGAAAAGGAAGACTGCACCAGCGACGGGCTGTGGTTCCTGAACCGGATCTTCCCGTTCCGGACCGAGTCGGGGTCGGTGGACGGGGTGGTGCTCACCTTCACCGACATCACCGCCCTGAAGCGCGCAGAGCAGGCGGCCCACGTATCGAACCGCGAACTGGAGCGCAAGGTGGACGAGCGCACCCAGGAGCTGCGCCTGGCCAAAGAGGCGGCGGACAAGGCCAACGTGGCCAAGAGCCTCTTCCTCGCCAACATGAGTCACGAGATCCGGACCCCCATCAACGGCATCCTGGGCGTGGTGCAACTGCTCGAGATGACCTCCCTCACAGCGGAGCAGCACGATTTTCTGAAAACCATGCAGCAGGCGACCGGCAACCTCTTGGCCATCATCGACGACATTCTCGATTTCTCCAAGATCGAGGCGGGCAAGATCGGCATCAACAACGAGCGCTTCATGCTGAGCGAGGTGATGGACGAGACGCTGCGCGTGCACACGCCGCGACTCTTGGCCAAGGGACTGAAGCTCGACTGCACGCCGCTGGACGCACTGCAGCTGGGACTGATCGGGGACCCGCTGCGACTGAAGCAGGTGCTCTCCAACCTTTTGTCCAACGCCATCAAGTTCACCGAACAGGGGGGCATCTCACTGCAGGTGGAGACCTCGCCGGCAGGCGCGGGGCAATTACGGCTTCACTTCATCATCG
It encodes the following:
- a CDS encoding chemotaxis protein CheB, whose amino-acid sequence is MKKSTNSRSAAGKAKPSFVVGLGASAGGLAALEKFFDTMPPNSGMAFVVIQHLSPDFKSLMDDLLARHTKMSIHRVTNGITLRSNSIYLIPSKTHMTVSKGKLYLTELLPSQHSELPIDVFLRSLAEDAGPQAIAVILSGTGTDGSRGVRDIHDVGGLVLVQTVDSAQFDGMPRSAIATGFCDLMLDPEEMPAAIVRYARTPPEERRQALYGYLADDQYHGEYQQIFALLRSQYNIDFSKYKPPTITRRIQRRMEFCHLGESTAYAALLARDPEELDALYRDLLIGVTEFFRDPKAFKVLEDIVIPEILRGRKDHDEVRIWSAGCATGEEAYTLAILFTEKARELGFTGKITIFATDAHRKSIETASQGKFEAQRMRNMSKERLLHFCHQEGNHYFMSPALRKMIVFATHNLICDPPFTRMDLICCRNLLIYLDPAAQEKVLALFSFSLRNKGFLFLGSSEGIGKRSPGLETVDSPSKLFRKTSDLRFATDLGISNVPARSSLPALQRIERASVSMDRQLLIDYDLLLGQYMPCGVLVNEKRQILHHFGDASSFLKLPTGRYENDILSLVDDALRIPLSTAFHRAEQAKTDIIMKKIVMQVGDARKRFDLLVRPLPDRKAQVTHFFISFTPSRIAPEPMQEEDPASGTAELASEHVKQRMLELEGELQAVKESLSTTIEELQTSNEELQATNEELLASNEELQSTNEELHSVNEELYTVNSEFELKNKELLQLNRDHDNLLSSLEVGLVFLDQNLRIRKYNSSLERIFKLLPQDVGRPIDHIAYHLTDLQSMLEDAKTVLRTGRHMEKEDCTSDGLWFLNRIFPFRTESGSVDGVVLTFTDITALKRAEQAAHVSNRELERKVDERTQELRLAKEAADKANVAKSLFLANMSHEIRTPINGILGVVQLLEMTSLTAEQHDFLKTMQQATGNLLAIIDDILDFSKIEAGKIGINNERFMLSEVMDETLRVHTPRLLAKGLKLDCTPLDALQLGLIGDPLRLKQVLSNLLSNAIKFTEQGGISLQVETSPAGAGQLRLHFIIADTGIGLEPSMAQHLFEPFTQADDSITRKFGGTGLGLAICKQLVELMGGTIWLASKPERGAVFHFTVVCRIAASANGEATEQQGTDAPPARDNALKILLAEDDAVSRELLTQMLKRSGHHPTVVANGRQALSRVAEEEFDVILMDISMPDVDGLTATQAIRQLPQNNPNREIPVFALTAHVMGEAQERFLAGGVTQVITKPVDFKALREVLEQYSTESESESAGA